The following are encoded in a window of Amycolatopsis solani genomic DNA:
- a CDS encoding MCE family protein: protein MTIRTYRGRSLVTWLAFACVLALLLTAGLWLVFRAATGTVVSAYFGKTVGLYAGSSVRVLGVPVGQVTDVTPQGDAVRVDMRVDDVPLPAGVGAVVVAPSLVSDRYVQLTPAYDSGPVLASGTVLPRDRTATPVELDDLYSSLDKLSTALGPNGANKDGALSGVLDTAADALKGNGTSLNSTVGQLAELAKTLDGSKDDLFSTVQNLNSFTGALAQSDQQLNEFYGRVADVSQFLAADSSEVGAALQSLGGALGDVQTFVNDNKGALESNVDKLASLSKVLVDQRAALAEVLDIAPTGATNFINSYDAASGTIAVRDNLNELTNPPILTVCRLISSFTPKQLPDALGTICKQLAPVLDGALKLPTIPQVLNSLQNGTLPPLPLPLVDVMEQLSGGAK from the coding sequence ATGACCATCCGCACCTACCGCGGCCGGAGCCTGGTGACGTGGCTGGCGTTCGCCTGCGTGCTGGCGCTGCTGCTGACCGCCGGACTGTGGCTGGTCTTCCGCGCGGCCACCGGCACCGTGGTGTCGGCGTACTTCGGCAAGACCGTGGGGCTCTACGCGGGTTCGTCGGTGCGGGTGCTCGGCGTGCCGGTCGGGCAGGTCACCGACGTCACGCCGCAGGGCGACGCCGTGCGCGTGGACATGCGCGTCGACGACGTCCCGCTGCCGGCCGGCGTCGGCGCGGTCGTCGTCGCGCCGAGCCTGGTCAGCGACCGGTACGTCCAGCTGACCCCGGCGTACGACAGCGGCCCGGTCCTGGCTTCCGGCACGGTCCTCCCGCGCGACCGCACGGCGACGCCGGTCGAACTGGACGACCTGTACTCGAGCCTGGACAAGCTTTCGACGGCGCTGGGCCCCAACGGTGCCAACAAGGACGGCGCGCTGTCCGGCGTCCTGGACACCGCGGCGGACGCGTTGAAGGGCAACGGCACTTCGCTGAACTCGACGGTCGGGCAGCTCGCCGAACTCGCCAAGACCCTGGACGGCTCGAAGGACGACCTGTTCTCGACCGTGCAGAACCTCAACTCGTTCACCGGCGCGCTGGCCCAGAGCGACCAGCAGCTCAACGAGTTCTACGGCCGCGTCGCCGACGTCAGCCAGTTCCTCGCGGCGGACTCCTCCGAGGTCGGGGCCGCGTTGCAGTCGCTCGGCGGCGCGCTCGGCGACGTCCAGACGTTCGTCAACGACAACAAGGGCGCCCTGGAGTCCAATGTGGACAAACTGGCGTCGCTGTCGAAGGTCCTCGTCGACCAGCGGGCCGCGCTCGCCGAGGTGCTCGACATCGCCCCGACCGGCGCGACCAACTTCATCAACTCCTACGACGCCGCTTCGGGCACGATCGCCGTCCGCGACAACCTGAACGAGCTGACCAACCCGCCGATCCTCACGGTGTGCCGGCTGATCAGCTCGTTCACGCCGAAGCAGCTCCCGGACGCGCTGGGGACCATCTGCAAGCAGCTGGCGCCGGTCCTCGACGGCGCGTTGAAGCTGCCGACCATCCCGCAGGTGCTCAACTCCTTGCAGAACGGGACTTTGCCCCCGCTGCCGCTGCCGCTCGTGGACGTCATGGAACAGCTTTCGGGCGGTGCGAAGTGA
- a CDS encoding MlaD family protein — MKPLKDRNQAGVGAVALVLIVLVTATTYFSDQLPFFGNGTTYSAYFGESAGLAPDNEVEVAGVKVGTVSSVKLAGKQVLVKFRVKDVRVGDATTASIEIKTLLGEKYLALDPKGGGTQEPAATIPQARTRTPFQLQDAFEQLSTTVGDIDTKQLADSFNALSDSLKDSPQYLKDTLTGLSSLARTVSSRDADLHTLLANTSQVSKTLSDRNAQLQRVISDGNLLLGELQNRKKAITALLTGTQQLSQQLTGLVQDNRAQLKPTLDKLGKVTDILQRNQGNLDKSLQLMAPFARVGANATGNGRWFEGYLCGLLPPTINAGVVTINPEGCTPPIAAPNQGVGGR, encoded by the coding sequence GTGAAGCCGCTGAAGGATCGCAACCAGGCGGGAGTCGGCGCGGTCGCGCTCGTGCTGATCGTGCTCGTCACGGCCACCACGTACTTCTCCGACCAGCTCCCGTTCTTCGGCAACGGCACGACGTACTCGGCGTACTTCGGCGAGTCCGCCGGGCTGGCGCCGGACAACGAGGTCGAGGTCGCCGGCGTCAAGGTCGGCACGGTGTCTTCGGTGAAGCTGGCGGGCAAGCAGGTGCTCGTGAAGTTCCGCGTGAAGGACGTCAGGGTCGGCGACGCGACGACGGCGTCCATCGAGATCAAGACGCTGCTGGGGGAGAAGTACCTCGCACTCGACCCCAAGGGCGGCGGCACGCAGGAGCCGGCCGCGACGATCCCGCAGGCGCGCACGCGCACGCCGTTCCAGCTGCAGGACGCGTTCGAGCAGCTGTCGACGACGGTCGGCGACATCGACACGAAGCAGCTGGCGGACAGCTTCAACGCGCTCTCCGACAGCCTCAAGGACAGCCCGCAGTACCTGAAGGACACGTTGACCGGGTTGTCGTCGCTGGCTCGCACAGTGTCTTCTCGCGACGCGGACCTGCACACACTGCTGGCCAACACGAGCCAGGTCTCCAAGACGCTGTCCGACCGCAACGCCCAGCTGCAGCGCGTGATCAGCGACGGCAACCTGCTGCTGGGCGAGCTGCAGAACCGCAAGAAGGCGATCACCGCGCTGCTCACCGGCACCCAGCAGCTGTCGCAGCAGCTGACCGGGCTCGTCCAGGACAACCGCGCGCAGCTGAAGCCGACGCTGGACAAGCTCGGGAAGGTGACCGACATCCTGCAGCGCAACCAGGGCAACCTCGACAAGAGCCTGCAGCTGATGGCGCCCTTCGCCCGCGTCGGCGCGAACGCCACCGGCAACGGCCGCTGGTTCGAGGGCTACCTGTGCGGGCTGCTGCCGCCGACGATCAACGCCGGCGTGGTCACCATCAACCCCGAAGGTTGCACCCCGCCGATCGCGGCGCCGAACCAGGGGGTGGGCGGCCGATGA
- a CDS encoding MCE family protein, whose protein sequence is MRSFVPSLVKLVVFAVVTVLLTGILAATIANTNFGATSGYLAKFTDASGLKEGDDVRIAGVKVGQVDAIEVVAGERNLAQVRFDVEHTYRLPETVSATIKYRNLVGQRYLALGTDVPGTKALEEGGTIPPERTKPALNLTVLFNGFKPLFKALSPKDVNQLSAEIISVFQGEGGTITSLLQHTASLTTAIASKDQVIGQVIANLNTVLGTVNAHGPQLGDLIEQTQKLVSGLAEQRKPIGDAVSALGELAVSTTGLLADARPALKDDVARLGVLSQNLGDSGELLNHLLEVLPGNLQKFTRTLSYGSWFNYYLCGITGTIGISSLDITLPIVPIPGTQRAERCGP, encoded by the coding sequence GTGAGGAGTTTCGTCCCGTCCCTGGTCAAGCTGGTCGTGTTCGCGGTCGTCACCGTGCTGCTCACCGGGATCCTCGCGGCCACCATCGCCAACACGAACTTCGGCGCGACGTCGGGGTACCTGGCGAAGTTCACCGACGCCTCCGGCCTCAAGGAGGGCGACGACGTCCGCATCGCCGGGGTCAAGGTCGGCCAGGTCGACGCGATCGAGGTCGTGGCGGGCGAGCGCAACCTGGCGCAGGTGCGTTTCGACGTCGAGCACACCTACCGGCTGCCGGAGACGGTGTCCGCGACGATCAAATACCGCAACCTGGTCGGCCAGCGCTACCTCGCGCTCGGCACCGACGTGCCGGGGACCAAGGCACTGGAAGAGGGCGGGACGATCCCGCCCGAGCGCACGAAACCCGCGTTGAACCTCACCGTGCTGTTCAACGGGTTCAAGCCGCTGTTCAAGGCGCTCAGCCCGAAGGACGTCAACCAGCTCTCGGCCGAGATCATCAGCGTCTTCCAGGGCGAGGGCGGCACGATCACCAGCCTGCTGCAGCACACCGCGTCCCTGACCACGGCGATCGCGAGCAAGGACCAGGTGATCGGCCAGGTCATCGCCAACCTCAACACGGTGCTCGGCACGGTCAACGCCCACGGCCCGCAGCTCGGCGACCTCATCGAGCAGACGCAGAAGCTGGTCAGCGGGCTGGCCGAGCAGCGCAAGCCGATCGGCGACGCGGTCAGCGCGCTCGGCGAACTCGCTGTCTCCACGACCGGCCTGCTGGCCGACGCGCGCCCGGCGCTGAAGGACGACGTCGCCCGGCTCGGCGTGCTGTCGCAGAACCTCGGCGACTCCGGCGAACTGCTCAACCACCTGCTCGAGGTGCTGCCGGGCAACCTGCAGAAGTTCACCCGGACGCTGAGCTACGGCAGCTGGTTCAACTACTACCTGTGCGGGATCACGGGCACCATCGGCATTTCCTCGCTCGACATCACCCTGCCGATCGTCCCCATTCCCGGTACGCAGCGCGCGGAGAGGTGTGGTCCGTGA